Proteins encoded by one window of Arabidopsis thaliana chromosome 2, partial sequence:
- a CDS encoding phox domain-containing protein (Phox-associated domain;Phox-like;Sorting nexin, C-terminal; FUNCTIONS IN: phosphoinositide binding; INVOLVED IN: signal transduction, intracellular signaling pathway; LOCATED IN: cellular_component unknown; EXPRESSED IN: 23 plant structures; EXPRESSED DURING: 13 growth stages; CONTAINS InterPro DOMAIN/s: PX-associated, sorting nexin 13 (InterPro:IPR013996), Sorting nexin, C-terminal (InterPro:IPR013937), Phox-like (InterPro:IPR001683), Phox-associated domain (InterPro:IPR003114); BEST Arabidopsis thaliana protein match is: Phox-associated domain;Phox-like;Sorting nexin, C-terminal (TAIR:AT1G15240.2); Has 1078 Blast hits to 871 proteins in 164 species: Archae - 0; Bacteria - 0; Metazoa - 658; Fungi - 203; Plants - 141; Viruses - 2; Other Eukaryotes - 74 (source: NCBI BLink).) has protein sequence MKAMETIQDLIEEAKVRAVWWCLCIFSVTYFLTHTSIYWWLNLPIAILICGGARFFFNHFEFRWKVPATPRQSQLSYLEKKQLSVNDPRLSGIPPPPRWKKKIDSPVVEAAINDFIDKILNDFVVNLWYSLITPDKEAPELIRAVIMDALGEISVRVKEINIVDLLTRDIVDLIGDHLESFRRNQAAIGTDVMKTLSSEERDERLKYHLMASGELYPALVSPESEYKVLQKIVAGILSVVLRPREAQCPLVRTIAREIVTCLVIQPLLNLACPERINEVFEIIINLIKEGNFEQFTAEEQNVNSAPLSAFDSQAKNMNLTKAIEQKSPNINDRHPDLHVQQHSADWARSLEVATQRRTEVLRPENLENMWTKGRNYQKKEYKKSLKKGSSTGAKENAVAQLPPKVSTDKQSQAQMAEEFSKSSLHDGGHQIYEADVRKESRSDGNKNRLKRSNSTSDLNLRPETSLALLGVSEGPLITEFYTTDFIKHNDNYISDNKSQSIVLHKEGQHCLKLKCRVLGAYFEKQGSKSFAVYSIAVTDVENKTWFVKRRYSNFERLHRQLKEIPNYNLQLPPKRIFSSSTEDAFVHRRCIQLDKYLQDLLCIANVAEQHEVWDFLSAASKNYSFGKSSSVMKTLAVNVDDAMDDIVRQFKGVSDGLMRKVVGSPLDEHDHAPTRHLSWSVNEISTQLSRESATESMHSSISDTEDIDKLGENTQGEGRFDSEANGWHSDNELDSKYVPPRVVRRLGEPESSPSEKENDFKAKSQVRGSTDFQHADPLTALVQNPHGIPEWMPPNVSVPILNLVDKVFQLNRRGWLRRQVFWISKQILQLVMEDAVDDLLMREICWLRNEDTIAQGIRWAQDILWPNGVFFTRLNDSQEASDETDPSEKTYQMAGQLGGMKVTKPSSFEQQLEAFRRASEIKKFLFDGAPTALVSLVGHNQYRRCARDIFYFTQSNICIKQLTFAILELLLRSVFPELQDLLRDIRENPQGRSE, from the exons ATACAAGTATCTATTGGTGGCTGAATTTGCCAATTGCAATCCTCATTTGTGGCGGTGCGcggtttttttttaaccattttgaGTTCAGATGGAAAGTTCCGGCGACTCCTAGGCAGAGTCAGTTGTCTTATCTTGAGAAGAAGCAGTTGTCTGTGAATGATCCACGTCTTTCTGGTATCCCACCTCCTCCaaggtggaagaagaaaatagattcTCCTGTTGTGGAAGCTGCGATTAATGATTTTATTGACAAGATCCTTAATGATTTCGTGGTGAATTTGTGGTACTCTTTGATTACTCCTGATAAAGAAGCGCCTGAACTTATACGTGCAGTGATCATGGATGCTCTTGGTGAGATTTCAGTTAGGGTGAAAGAGATCAATATTGTTGACTTGTTAACCAG GGATATAGTTGATCTGATAGGTGATCATTTGGAAAGTTTTAGAAGAAACCAAGCTGCTATAGGTACTGATGTGATGAAAACTTTGTCATCTgaggagagagatgaaagattGAAATACCATCTTATGGCTTCTGGGGAACTCTATCCTGCACTCGTGTCACCTGAGAGTGAATACAAG gtTCTTCAGAAAATAGTTGCTGGCATATTATCTGTGGTTCTCAGACCACGAGAAGCTCAGTGCCCTCTTGTTCGAACAATAGCTAGAGAGATTGTTACTTGCTTGGTAATTCAACCTCTTTTGAATTTAGCATGCCCCGA GCGTATCAATGAAGTGTTTGAGATCATTATCAATCTTATTAAAGAAGGAAACTTTGAGCAGTTTACGGCGGAAGAGCAGAATGTAAATTCTGCCCCATTGTCAGCCTTCGATAGTCAAgcaaaaaatatgaatttgacAAAAGCTATTGAGCAGAAATCACCAAACATAAATGACAGACACCCAGATCTACACGTTCAACAGCACTCTGCTGATTGGGCTCGGTCGCTAGAGGTTGCGACGCAAAGGAGAACAGAGGTTCTTAGACCTGAAAACCTTGAAAACATGTGGACGAAAGGAAGGAACTATCAAAAGAAGGAGTACAAAAAATCTCTGAAAAAGGGTTCTTCTACTGGAGCAAAAGAAAACGCAGTGGCGCAGTTACCCCCTAAAGTGAGCACTGATAAGCAGTCACAAGCACAGATGGCTGAGGAATTTagtaaatcatctttacatgATGGAGGGCACCAGATTTATGAGGCTGATGTTAGAAAGGAATCTCGTTCAGATGGAAATAAAAATAGGCTTAAAAGATCCAATAGTACATCAGATCTTAATCTACGTCCTGAAACGAGTCTAGCACTCTTAGGAGTCAGTGAGGGGCCGCTAATCACAGAATTTTACACCACAGATTTTATCAAGCACAATGATAACTACATAAGTGATAATAAATCCCAAAGCATTGTTCTTCACAAAGAGGGTCAGCACTGCCTGAAGCTCAAATGTCGC GTTCTTGGAGCttattttgagaagcaaggaTCAAAATCATTTGCAGTATATTCTATTGCGGTGACAGATgtggaaaacaaaacttggTTTGTTAAGAGAag ATACAGTAATTTTGAGCGATTACATCGTCAACTCAAAGAAATCCCGAACTACAATTTACAGTTGCCTCCCAAGCGTATTTTCTCATCAAGCACCGAAGATGCTTTTGTTCATCGTCGCTGTATTCAGCTGGACAAGTATCTACAA GATCTCTTGTGTATAGCTAATGTTGCTGAACAGCATGAAGTTTGGGATTTTCTAAGCGCAGCCTCTAAG AATTATTCTTTTGGAAAGTCTTCATCAGTGATGAAAACTCTTGCAG TCAATGTTGATGATGCCATGGACGATATTGTACGTCAGTTCAAAGGTGTCTCAGATGGCCTTATGCGCAAGGTTGTAGGATCTCCACTTGATGAACATGATCATGCTCCTACCCGCCACCTCTCCTGGAGTGTAAATGAAATAAGCACTCAGCTCTCTAGGGAAAGCGCAACTGAATCTATGCACAGCAGCATTTCTGATACTGAAGACATCGACAAACTTGGAGAGAACACTCAAGGGGAAGGTAGATTTGATTCAGAAGCCAATGGGTGGCACTCAGATAATGAATTGGACTCTAAGTATGTTCCACCGAGAGTGGTTAGACGTCTTGGAGAGCCTGAGAGTTCGCCCTCAGAGAAGGAAAATGATTTTAAGGCAAAATCTCAAGTTAGGGGGTCCACCGATTTTCAGCATGCTGATCCATTGACAGCTTTAGTCCAAAATCCCCATGGCATACCCGAG TGGATGCCACCCAATGTCAGTGTGCCAATTTTGAACTTAGTTGATAAAGTGTTTCAGTTAAATAGAAGAGGTTGGTTAAG GAGGCAAGTTTTCTGGATATCAAAGCAAATATTACAATTAGTTATGGAAGATGCTGTGGATGACTTGCTCATGAGGGAGATATGTTGGCTGCGGAATGAAGACACAATTGCTCAAGGAATTCGTTGGGCTCAAGAT ATTCTATGGCCAAATGGTGTATTCTTTACCAGATTGAATGATAGTCAAGAGGCATCAGATGAGACCGACCCTAGTGAAAAAACTTACCAAATGGCAGGCCAACTTGGTGGCATGAAGGTGACTAAACCCAGTTCCTTTGAGCAGCAACTCGAGGCTTTTCGTAGAGCtagtgaaataaaaaaattcctttTCG ATGGCGCCCCAACAGCCTTAGTGAGTTTGGTAGGGCACAATCAGTACAGGAGATGTGCAAGAGACATTTTCTATTTCACTCAG TCAAACATATGCATAAAGCAACTCACATTTGCAATACTGGAGCTGCTACTCCGATCGGTATTCCCCGAGCTGCAAGATCTTCTAAGAGACATAAGGGAGAATCCGCAAGGTCGGTCAGAGTAA
- a CDS encoding CSL zinc finger domain-containing protein (CSL zinc finger domain-containing protein; CONTAINS InterPro DOMAIN/s: Zinc finger, DPH-type (InterPro:IPR007872); BEST Arabidopsis thaliana protein match is: unknown protein (TAIR:AT3G44150.1); Has 443 Blast hits to 441 proteins in 195 species: Archae - 0; Bacteria - 0; Metazoa - 135; Fungi - 134; Plants - 116; Viruses - 0; Other Eukaryotes - 58 (source: NCBI BLink).), which translates to MSYDDVEIEDMEWNEEIQAYTYPCPCGDLFQITKEDLRLGEEIANCPSCSLYITVIYNMEDFQNDTKKNNEPKTRHPVARRKYLQFTDKKTICNHDENTSAAFFGLLMVFLGKKKTKLRMRNSTTIMMIMMIVMMVDDWVGAADNNPVYSPCSDTQISKGDGFTIGIAISSKEAFFLDQVQLSPCDTRLGLAAKMAQLALFRPKVDEISLLSIDTSKFNPSEAGGFMVGFAGSKYAARSYPVKVADGSNTITAFTLVMKLTLSPLVLEFQKGVLQNLFWKSFGCDLCKGTGSSSSVCLNGTDCAVPTSKCKANGGQANCNIGIQVAFSGTDRNLESLNTWYEVNNLRQYSLTDLYANAVDSLSGGLL; encoded by the exons ATGTCGTACGACGATGTTGAGATAGAGGATATGGAGTGGAACGAAGAGATTCAAGCGTACACGTATCCTTGTCCTTGTGGTGATTTGTTCCAGATTACGAAAGAAGATCTCCGGCTCGGCGAAGAGATCGCGAATTGCCCAAGTTGTTCTCTTTATATCACCGTCATCTACAATATGGAAGATTTTCAAAACGATACGAAGAAGAATAACGAACCTAAAACTCGTCACCCTGTGGCC AGAAGGAAGTATTTGCAATTTACTGATAAGAAGACAATCTGCAATCATGACGAAAACACCTCTGCTGCTTTTTTCGGATTACTTAT GGTTTTCttgggaaagaagaaaacaaagctaAGAATGAGGAATTCAACAACCAtcatgatgataatgatgattgtGATGATGGTGGATGATTGGGTTGGAGCAGCGGACAATAATCCGGTGTACAGTCCATGTTCAGATACACAAATAAGCAAAGGAGATGGTTTCACCATTGGTATTGCCATCTCTAGCAAAGAAGCTTTTTTTCTTGACCAAGTCCAGCTTTCTCCCTGTGATACTCGTCTCGGTTTAGCTGCGAAAATGGCGCAGCTTGCGCTTTTTAGACCTAAGGTTGACgagatctctcttctctccatcGACACAAGTAAGTTTAACCCG AGTGAAGCAGGTGGATTCATGGTGGGATTCGCGGGCTCAAAATATGCAGCAAGATCATATCCTGTGAAGGTTGCAGATGGAAGCAACACAATCACAGCTTTCACACTTGTAATGAAATTAACCCTAAGCCCCTTG GTACTGGAATTTCAGAAGGGAGTGTTGCAGAATCTGTTCTGGAAGAGCTTCGGATGCGATTTGTGCAAAGGAAcaggatcttcttcttctgtgtgCCTGAATGGGACGGATTGCGCGGTTCCAACTTCAAAGTGTAAGGCTAATGGAGGTCAAGCTAACTGCAACATTGGAATTCAGGTCGCGTTTTCGGGAACAGACAGAAACCTCGAGTCATTGAACACTTGGTACGAGGTAAACAATCTGAGGCAGTACTCGCTTACTGACCTCTACGCAAACGCTGTAGACTCTCTGAGTGGTGGGCTGCtgtaa
- a CDS encoding CSL zinc finger domain-containing protein (CSL zinc finger domain-containing protein; FUNCTIONS IN: molecular_function unknown; INVOLVED IN: biological_process unknown; LOCATED IN: cellular_component unknown; CONTAINS InterPro DOMAIN/s: Zinc finger, DPH-type (InterPro:IPR007872).), protein MSYDDVEIEDMEWNEEIQAYTYPCPCGDLFQITKEDLRLGEEIANCPSCSLYITVIYNMEDFQNDTKKNNEPKTRHPVAVA, encoded by the coding sequence ATGTCGTACGACGATGTTGAGATAGAGGATATGGAGTGGAACGAAGAGATTCAAGCGTACACGTATCCTTGTCCTTGTGGTGATTTGTTCCAGATTACGAAAGAAGATCTCCGGCTCGGCGAAGAGATCGCGAATTGCCCAAGTTGTTCTCTTTATATCACCGTCATCTACAATATGGAAGATTTTCAAAACGATACGAAGAAGAATAACGAACCTAAAACTCGTCACCCTGTGGCCGTTGCCTAA